The stretch of DNA TCCACGGTAATGTTGCGCTGCCCTTTGAGGATGCTATTTATAACATGGTTGTACGTTCCTAACTTTTTGGCAAGATCTGACTTGCCTTTAATCAGGTTGAATTTTTCCAATGAGTTAAACACCTCATTAAATCGCTGATTTACAATGTTATCTGAAAAGTCGCTCATGTTTTGAACAAAATTGTTTTAAATCTTTTTGTTTTTAAAAACTTTTTGTTTTATATTTGTATTGCAACCTTGATTAATGAAATCAAATCATTGCAGTAAACAAGCATAAAGATACAAAAAGTTTCTTAAAATCCTACTATTATGAGATCAGATACCCATACCAACTATAGCATACGCCAAAAAGAAAGACAACAAGATGTTTTATTTAAACAACAACAATCGCTTAAAGAACAGCATTCCGCTCCTGCTTTTGAGGGCATTGACATAGGGGCTTTGCTACTACATTTCTGGAAGGGTTTGAAAAAACTTTTTGTTGCTCTAAAATATCAATTATCCAAGCGACCTGTTATAGAAACATCTAAAATTCAATTGCCTTGGTTTAAGTTGGGGCTTGCTGCCCTTGCGATTTTTATTTTAACCAAAAAAGATATCCATTTTTCCATCAATATGAAGGCTCCATTGGATGCGTTAGTCAAAGACCACCAGGAAGAGTCCACCCTGCCTACCACTGAACATCTTTCTCTCCTTACGCCGGTTAATCTCCAAACAAAAACAGTCATTGAAAATAAATTTTCTCTAAGCAACATTTCTGATGAAAAAGCAAAAAACTACATCAAACGGTTTCAAAAAGTAGCAATTGCTGAAATGGAAAAATTTGGCATCCCTGCTAGCATAAAAATAGCACAAGGGCTACTAGAAAGCCGCGCTGGCACCCAAGATGCAACCATTACATCTAATAACCATTTTGGCGAACTGATGGCAGGACAAGCATACCATAGTGCCTGGGAAAATTGGCGAACGCACAGTATGCTCTTGCAAGAAAACTATCCAGAACTGTTTGAACTAGGGAATAATTATAAAAAATGGGCAGCTGGATTCAAAAAAGTAGGCTATACAGATGATCGCAATTACGAAAAATACTTAATTGACATTATCAAGAAATACAATCTACAAGAAATTGACTAAATAAGATATTTCTTTTCTCTGAGTGGTTTTCTCGTCTTGGAAGGCCTGCCGTTTAAAGGCGGCCTTTTTTCCTATTTCTCTGCCATTTAAAATATCCACTCACTACGAAAATAACCTCTTTGTCAATTTTTGCGGTCAAGTGAAAGTGAAAAGATAAAGCGACCATCCGCGTGCGCCGAAGCTTTAGCGGAGGAGCAAGGAAGCTGTGTCTTTTGCTTTCCCTTGACTCAAAAGGGCAGCGATTGTCAGAGAACCCAATATGATAGCGATGACTAAAATAGCATACAAAAATTGCCAGAAATGCTTTACCGCAAAAGATCATATCTATGCTGAAAATAAGGAGATTGTGGATCAAGGCTCAACCCCCGCTGGATCATTCTTAGAGCCTCCGAATTATCGCCTTGCCTAATAAAATAATCAGCTGCTGAAGTATAAACGGTCCTCAACCAAATCTTTACTCGGGGGGTTTGCCCAAGGCGCACTAAGGAGCGTTCAAATTGTAAAAGGGCATCAATGGCTTGACTCGTTTCGCTTTTTGAAAAATAATAATGAGCTTGTTCTGCCTGATAAAAGAGTTCTAAATCATTAAACAACGACATATTTGAGAGGAAAGGATACTTTTTTCGGTAAATTTTCAATACCTCTAAACCGTTCTTGAAGTCTCGGTCATTGCCAAGCGAGCGAACCAGCAAAACAGCCAATATTTCTTGAATACTTTTATCCGAAGGCCGCTTGGCATACAAACTGTCCATATAGGTTAATACCCCTATGGTTTGGTAAGATTGGGCAAAATATTTGGCCATTTGCAAGTAATGAATTTCCATTAATTGCTCCTGCAAACCAATATCTCCACTAGTTTGATCCAAAAAATTAGCATACAAATGCAATTGTTTTTCTTCTGTTTCCTCCTTCTCTAGCAATATTTTTGAAATGCGCAGGAAACGTTTTACAATTTCTGTTTTTATTTCAGGAATGGGATGCTGGTGATAAAAATCAAATAAAGGTGCCAGGTCTTTTTCATCAAATGCTTGGACTCCATTGGCTAACTGCATCAAAGAGGCATATCTAAGTGCATCATAACGAGGCATTTGACACAAAACTTTTGCCGCCTCCAAAGTTTTTAGCACCTTGGCATAATCCTTTTGCATATATTGCTGCCCGGCCTGATTATAGCACATCAATCCTGCCAGTTGAGAAGTATTAATGGCTTTTGTGCCATATTGAAAGTATTCTTGATATAAGCTTTCTGAAGACTTCATACTGAATTCCGATGCTGAGATAAGCCCCGTTTCTTTCAACAGATTAGCATACTCATGCAAATAGGATACTGGAGGAAGTGCTTGTTGTTGCTGTGGAGGGTTTACTTTAACCTGTGTTGGTACCTCTCCAACCATAAGATGGACGTCATTTGCCGCTTGATAAATTTGATAGGGAATATCAAAATGAGTCAAGACCAAAGACCATAAGGCAACAAAACTGTATTCATCATAAGCCCCTTCGCGAAAGAGTTGTTCAAAGTGGGCATTTTTAAGGTATATTTTAAAAAAGTTTTCCTGCAAGCTTTGGCTAATCAATTCAACTTGCTTGTCCGTTTTTTTCTTACTCAAGTTAGCTGCTATCAAAGCATTAAAAGTATGCTTTAGCTTCATTTCTACAAATCCTATCGTACGCTGGTCAGGTACAGCATAGGTTGCCAAAAATAACTGACAATTGGTAAGTACCTGGTCTTTGGAAGTTGTTGTCGAAATGCCCTTTATAGCGTATTCCTCAGGAATAGTTTGTGCTGTATTTTGTCCAATACTGACCGTTTGATGGATAAATAAAAGCAATAGCAAAATTGACCTCGAAATAATTAGTCGATAGGTCAAGGAAGCATCGCAAAGGATTGGGCGGCTTAAATTGTTCATTGGGTATATTCTTTCCTGTAAGGCAAAAATTGATTCGTTTTTGAGATTCGGGAATGACAATGTATAAACGATAATAACTCCCTATTATATACGAAATTATTTTTTAAATATTAAAAAATAACCATCATAGTCTTTTATCTCCCTTTTATTTAGGGATGCTTTTATAAAAAAAATGCTTTTACAAAGATGAAAAAAACCCTCAACTATTCCTAAAAACCAATCTTTTCATACAACACAAATCGCTGTATTTCAAATTATTAAATAAATACAAAAATCAAAAAACGTGCTTTCAAAAGGTATTCAAACTATGTTTTTTGTCCTCGTTTCATAATATTAATTGGTCTACTTTTACAGCATAAAGGAAAACAATTTAATGTCCCCCTTTACTTGAACAGTTTACGCAAAACACAAGGACAAATGTAAGAACTAAAATAGGCTGTTAATATCCCGGTGATGTTTCCCCCCACAGCTTTTTTACAGAAGGGGCTTTTGTTAGGCAGAAGCCTCTTCAAAGAAATTGAAAAGCCAAGACTGTTCCCCCTTTTTTTTGTGCTGCCCCCGTATCATCATGTCCCTCTTCAAATTTAATAGTATAAACGGGTTTCAGCACCAACATATTCTAAGCCTGCTCTAACTCGAGCGCACAAAAACTGTGAGCCCCCGGCTCTTGGAATGAATTCTGAGAGCCGGTCACATTTTAGGGATAGTGAAATAATAAATTTACCATCCCTTATCCCTTCTTCTTTTATTTTCTTTTTATTAATAGCACCATTAGTCCACATCAAAAATATCAATTCTACTTGTTATTAGCCATTTAAGCATCTTATTTTATATTATATTTTACAATTTGTCAAAATAAGGACGCTCATTTGTTAATCAAAGCAGAAAGAAAATTGTTACATTTAAAGCTATAAAGAACTTGGAAAAGATAAAAAAAACTCAAGCTATTGTCTTTACTTCCAACGCTCTAAATTCTTCGATGATTATGAGTACCAATCCGACAACAACACTTTCCTATTCTCCTGCTATCCAATGCTTGATGCCGCTTATTTATGTAGCGTGGTCAGATCGGGTCCTTAGCCCAACTGAGGTAAAGGTATTACAAGAATTGGCAACCCGTCTACCTTTTCTTTCCTCTGATGATAAAGCAATTCTACTTAAATGGACGAACCCTCAGCGCCCACCTACACCTGAATTGTTCAAATATTGGGAAATTACCCTTAAAAAAGGAACCTTATTATTAGGGTCAGAGAGAAGAACTTCTTTGGTAGATTTGGGGCTTCTGATTGCCAAACATGCAGACACTCAGGCTAAGCAAAAATCTGAAATTGACTGGGATTCGCCTGCCATCAAAGCGGGACTTGAAAACCTTGAAAATGCCCTGCAACAAATTTCCTGGAATACTTATCGTATCCTTTTTCCCAATACCGAACAGGAAACGATAGCTGAGCGACAAAAGAGTCAATTCAAGGTAGAAGAATTAACGACCCTACTGTTGGGGGATTATGCAGATATAAAGCAAAAGGTAAAACGGCTTTTGCAAGATCCTGTTTTTGAATATAAAACCTTAAGAGATAAGGATACCTACCGATTACAAATCCTGCAATGGACTAATTTTTTAGCTGCTCAGGGCTTTGGTGCACTTTCATACCCTGAAGCCTATGGTGGGAAAAACGATATGGGCATGTATGCGGCTTTATTTGATACCTTGGGGCATCATGACTTAAGCTTAGCCATAAAATTTGGCGTTCAATTTGGATTATTCGGTGGCAGCGTTTATTGGCTGGGCACCCAAAAACACCATGATAAATACCTTAAAGCTATAGGCACACTTGAGTTACCCGGTTGTTTTGCTATGACGGAAACGGGACATGGTTCGAATGTCAGAGGGCTAGAAACTACGGCAGAATATGATCCAGACACTAAAACCTTTATCGTCCATTCCCCTAATATGATGGCGGGTAAAGAATATATAGGTAATGCTATTCATGGAAAAATGGCCACTGTTTTTGCGCAACTGATCGTCAAGGGAGAAAACCATGGTGTACATGCTATTTTGGTACCATTAAGAGATGAAACAGGGACACTTATGCCTGGTATTAGCGTGGAGGATTGCGGCTATAAACTTGGCTTGAACGGGGTGGACAATGGCCGAATCTGGTTTGATCAGGTCAGGGTGCCCCTTCATAATTTGCTAAATCGTTTTGGAAATGTGGATGAGGAAGGCAATTATAGTAGCCCCATCGGAAACCCTTCTAAACGTTTTTTCACCATGCTGGGCACCCTGGTTGGAGGTAGGGTGTGCGTACCTAGAGCAGGACTCAGCGCCACCAAATCAGCACTAACTATTGCTATTCGCTACGCGCTTCGCCGTCGACAATTTGCTGCAAATATTACGGAACCCGAAACACTCCTTCTCGACTATCCTAGCCATCAAAGGCGGTTGATGCCACTCTTGGCTAAAACCTATGCCCTCCATTTTGCCTTGGAACATTTGAGTGCTCGTTATGCCAATAATGCAGCAGAGGATATCCGCGAAATTGAAACCCTAGCCGCAGGTTTAAAATCATATTCAACCTGGTTTACTACTGCTACTATTCAGGAATGCAGGGAAGCCTGTGGGGGCAAGGGATACCTGGCCGAGAATCGATTTGCTGACCTCAAAGCAGATACCGAAATATTTACCACTTTTGAAGGCGACAACACCGTCTTAATGCAACTGGTGGCCAAAGGGGTATTGACTAATTTTCGTAAAGAGTTTCATGAAGAAGGTACAATGGCTATTTTACGATATGTCAGTGGTAGGCTAAGTACAGCCATTACAGAATTAAATCCTATTGTTATTCGAAATACAGATGAGGAACACCTCCTTTCAGAAGCGTTTCACCTCAATGCTTTTAAGTATAGAGAAAAAAGTCTACTCCATTCGCTGTCTCAAAGGATGCGAGCTATGATCAAAAATGGCAAAAGTGCCTACGAGGCCTCATTAGCCTGCCAAACCCATATGATCGCCTTGGCTGAAGCATATGTCGAAAAAATTGTCTTGGAGCAATTTATTCAAATCTTGGAAAAACAGAAAAATACATCAATTTATCAGCCATTACAACTGTTATGCCAGCTCTATGCCCTTCATACCATTGAATGTCACAAAGGTTGGTATTTAGAAAAAGAATATATTAGTGGCAGTAAATCTAAGGCCATTCATCGATGGGTAGATGAATTGTGTAGGCAAAGTCGTCAGCAAGCTAGTGCCTTAGTGGATGCTTTCGATATCCCTGTGGCTTTATTGGGGGCACAAATCATCCGCTAATCTTTATTTAATCTGGTCTGATCAATTTTGGGATTAGCCTAAAAGGAAGCGCATAAACAATGGAATAAAGTCGTTGATTAATACTTTTAGCTAGTATAGGCACAAAAATGATCAGGGCACCTCATTTTAATGCTATGAAATCACTTTTATCTCACATCGTGGTGGCTTTTTTAGCTGCCTTATTTAGTTTCATTTTATTCCGCAGTTGGTATCCAACGCCTAGTATGGATGCGCTTCCAACCCATGCTATTTCCACCCACCGCATCTTAACAAAAACGACTCAAGCGTCACTTAATAATCCCGATTTCAGTCTAATTGCGAATCGTTGTATACCAGCGGTCGTCAATATTTCTAGTTTAAGTGCAACCAATTACCCCATTGGCTCAGGTTCGGGTGTTATCGTCTCTTCTGATGGATACATTGTCACCAATAAACATGTGATCGAAGATGCTTCGACCCTAAGAATAACCTTGCCTAATAAACGAAAGCTTGATGCCGAAGTTATTGGAATAGATTCGCAAACGGATTTGGCATTAATTAAAGTTAATGCTCAAAATCTTTTTACCCTAACCTTGGGAAATAGTGACCGCTTAGGCATTGGTGAGTGGGTATTGGCCATTGGTCATCCATTTAACTTTAATGCTACGGTAACAGCAGGCATTGTAAGTGCTAAAGCCAGGAACATTAACATCTTAGGCGATGACTATTCCATAGAATCATTTATACAAACGGATGCAGTGGTCAATCCAGGTAATAGCGGTGGAGCACTTATTAATACAGCAGGAGAACTGATTGGCATTAATACAGCCATTTTAACAGAGTCGGGTGTTTCGGAAGGGTATTCATTTGCAATCCCTTCTAACTTAATCCGAAAAGTCATTACTGATTTAAGAGAATTTGGACAAGTTCGAAGAGCCGTTTTAGGGGTAAGT from Saprospiraceae bacterium encodes:
- a CDS encoding glucosaminidase domain-containing protein; this encodes MKKLFVALKYQLSKRPVIETSKIQLPWFKLGLAALAIFILTKKDIHFSINMKAPLDALVKDHQEESTLPTTEHLSLLTPVNLQTKTVIENKFSLSNISDEKAKNYIKRFQKVAIAEMEKFGIPASIKIAQGLLESRAGTQDATITSNNHFGELMAGQAYHSAWENWRTHSMLLQENYPELFELGNNYKKWAAGFKKVGYTDDRNYEKYLIDIIKKYNLQEID
- a CDS encoding acyl-CoA dehydrogenase, whose product is MSTNPTTTLSYSPAIQCLMPLIYVAWSDRVLSPTEVKVLQELATRLPFLSSDDKAILLKWTNPQRPPTPELFKYWEITLKKGTLLLGSERRTSLVDLGLLIAKHADTQAKQKSEIDWDSPAIKAGLENLENALQQISWNTYRILFPNTEQETIAERQKSQFKVEELTTLLLGDYADIKQKVKRLLQDPVFEYKTLRDKDTYRLQILQWTNFLAAQGFGALSYPEAYGGKNDMGMYAALFDTLGHHDLSLAIKFGVQFGLFGGSVYWLGTQKHHDKYLKAIGTLELPGCFAMTETGHGSNVRGLETTAEYDPDTKTFIVHSPNMMAGKEYIGNAIHGKMATVFAQLIVKGENHGVHAILVPLRDETGTLMPGISVEDCGYKLGLNGVDNGRIWFDQVRVPLHNLLNRFGNVDEEGNYSSPIGNPSKRFFTMLGTLVGGRVCVPRAGLSATKSALTIAIRYALRRRQFAANITEPETLLLDYPSHQRRLMPLLAKTYALHFALEHLSARYANNAAEDIREIETLAAGLKSYSTWFTTATIQECREACGGKGYLAENRFADLKADTEIFTTFEGDNTVLMQLVAKGVLTNFRKEFHEEGTMAILRYVSGRLSTAITELNPIVIRNTDEEHLLSEAFHLNAFKYREKSLLHSLSQRMRAMIKNGKSAYEASLACQTHMIALAEAYVEKIVLEQFIQILEKQKNTSIYQPLQLLCQLYALHTIECHKGWYLEKEYISGSKSKAIHRWVDELCRQSRQQASALVDAFDIPVALLGAQIIR
- a CDS encoding trypsin-like peptidase domain-containing protein, encoding MKSLLSHIVVAFLAALFSFILFRSWYPTPSMDALPTHAISTHRILTKTTQASLNNPDFSLIANRCIPAVVNISSLSATNYPIGSGSGVIVSSDGYIVTNKHVIEDASTLRITLPNKRKLDAEVIGIDSQTDLALIKVNAQNLFTLTLGNSDRLGIGEWVLAIGHPFNFNATVTAGIVSAKARNINILGDDYSIESFIQTDAVVNPGNSGGALINTAGELIGINTAILTESGVSEGYSFAIPSNLIRKVITDLREFGQVRRAVLGVSILDVNDEIADDLGLLQVEGVYIQSIAKGGTAYYAGLTKADVIISVNNVPTSTIPQLQEQIALYRPGDLINIEYMRAGKRFTKENIMLRSYNAADLKK